In a genomic window of Streptomyces pristinaespiralis:
- a CDS encoding DUF3052 domain-containing protein → MSATADHAEERTNPAARLGFEPGQVVQEIGYDDDVEQELREGIEAATGQELVDEDYDDVADVVVLWFRDEDGDLTDALVDAIGLIDEGGVVWLMTPKTGRDGYVEPSDINEAAQTAGLSQTKSINAGKDWSGSRLVTPKGAKSGKR, encoded by the coding sequence GTGAGCGCGACCGCGGACCACGCGGAGGAGCGGACCAACCCGGCAGCAAGGCTGGGGTTCGAGCCCGGACAAGTGGTCCAGGAGATCGGCTACGACGACGACGTCGAGCAGGAGCTCCGTGAGGGCATCGAGGCCGCTACCGGCCAGGAACTCGTCGACGAGGACTACGACGACGTCGCCGACGTCGTCGTGCTGTGGTTCCGTGACGAGGACGGGGACCTCACCGACGCACTGGTGGACGCCATCGGTCTGATCGACGAGGGCGGGGTCGTCTGGCTGATGACCCCCAAGACCGGCCGTGACGGCTATGTCGAGCCCAGCGACATCAACGAGGCCGCACAGACGGCGGGTCTCTCCCAGACCAAGAGCATCAACGCCGGCAAGGACTGGAGCGGCAGCCGGCTGGTCACCCCCAAGGGGGCGAAGTCGGGGAAGCGCTGA
- a CDS encoding peroxiredoxin encodes MAIEVGDKAPEFELKDNHGRTVALSDFRGEKNVVLLFYPFAFTGVCTGELCALRDELPKFVNEETQLLAVSNDSIHTLRVFGEQEGLEYPLLSDFWPHGETSRAYGVFDEEKGCAVRGTFIIDKEGVVRWTVVNGLPDARDLNDYVKALDAL; translated from the coding sequence ATGGCGATCGAGGTCGGCGACAAGGCACCGGAGTTCGAGCTCAAGGACAACCACGGCCGCACCGTCGCGCTCTCGGACTTCCGGGGCGAGAAGAACGTCGTGCTGCTCTTCTACCCCTTCGCCTTCACCGGCGTGTGCACCGGTGAGCTGTGCGCCCTGCGGGACGAGCTGCCGAAGTTCGTCAACGAGGAGACCCAGCTGCTGGCCGTCTCCAACGACTCGATCCACACCCTGCGCGTCTTCGGCGAGCAGGAGGGCCTCGAGTACCCGCTGCTCTCCGACTTCTGGCCGCACGGCGAGACCTCGCGCGCCTACGGCGTCTTCGACGAGGAGAAGGGCTGCGCGGTCCGCGGCACCTTCATCATCGACAAGGAGGGCGTGGTGCGCTGGACGGTCGTCAACGGCCTTCCCGACGCCCGCGACCTGAACGACTACGTCAAGGCGCTGGACGCCCTCTGA